The Cucumis melo cultivar AY chromosome 6, USDA_Cmelo_AY_1.0, whole genome shotgun sequence genome includes a region encoding these proteins:
- the LOC103493334 gene encoding expansin-A12, translated as MIYENNSNGFVWFIFMVIGLGKFLVHGDNSWFDAHATFYGADQNPTSLGGACGYDNTFHAGFGINTAAVSGVLFRRGEACGACFLVMCNYNADPKWCLRRRAVTVTATNFCPSNNNGGWCDPPRSHFDMSSPAFLTIARQGNEGIVPVLYKRVSCKRKGGVRFTLRGQSNFNMVMISNVGGSGDVKAAWVKGSKMRMWTPMHRNWGANWQANVDLRNQRMSFKLSLHDGRSLEFVNVIPSSWRFGQTFSSMLQFS; from the exons ATGATTTATGAGAATAATAGTAATGGGTTTGTTTGGTTCATTTTCATGGTGATTGGTTTAGGTAAGTTCTTGGTCCATGGGGATAATTCTTGGTTTGATGCTCATGCAACTTTCTATGGAGCTGATCAAAACCCTACTAGTCTTG GAGGAGCATGTGGTTACGACAACACGTTTCATGCCGGATTCGGAATAAACACGGCAGCCGTGAGCGGCGTACTTTTCAGAAGGGGAGAGGCCTGCGGCGCTTGTTTCCTAGTAATGTGCAACTATAACGCAGACCCCAAGTGGTGTCTCCGCCGCCGTGCCGTCACCGTCACCGCCACAAACTTCTGCCCGTCCAATAACAACGGCGGCTGGTGCGACCCCCCTCGGTCCCATTTCGACATGTCGTCACCTGCTTTCCTTACTATTGCTCGTCAAGGCAACGAAGGCATTGTCCCTGTCCTTTACAAGAG GGTAAGTTGTAAAAGAAAAGGAGGGGTCCGATTCACATTGAGAGGGCAATCAAACTTCAACATGGTGATGATATCAAATGTCGGAGGAAGTGGCGATGTGAAGGCTGCATGGGTAAAAGGGTCGAAGATGAGGATGTGGACGCCCATGCACCGAAATTGGGGAGCAAATTGGCAAGCTAACGTCGACCTTCGAAACCAAAGAATGTCATTTAAGCTAAGTTTACACGATGGAAGATCATTGGAGTTTGTCAACGTTATTCCTTCCTCTTGGAGGTTCGGGCAGACATTTTCGTCCATGCTTCAATTCTCCTAG